In Mycteria americana isolate JAX WOST 10 ecotype Jacksonville Zoo and Gardens chromosome 17, USCA_MyAme_1.0, whole genome shotgun sequence, the sequence cagcaggcCCAGGTGCTGCCATTACTGGCAGCTTTAAAAGGACTGTGACTATTTAAATATTGCAGTCATTTGCACTCTTAATAGCTAAAGGAGaagtttcattattaaaaaaaattgtccttttcTTATACTACTTTGGAGCCATTCACAGCAGTGTTGCAGCCTTTAATTCTTCTGAGAATTGCATATGGTGCGTTTAAGCTTGTTTACAAAAATTTGGCCTCGCAGGTATATGCAGAGCTGGCATTATGAGCAAGAGCACTGCTGTgtccttgcatttaaaaatcaatccCACAGACACATTCTTTCCAAAAAGGCGGCAGTTATCACCCTGTTCCAAGGTATGTGATACCTAAATGTCCACGAGTTAGAGCTCTTAACTTCAACCTAGTATTTGATGCACTGCAGTCCAATTAAATGGTGAGCAGATCCCAAGCAGATACGGTAACTACGTCTGACAAGTAACATTATTCATCAGCTTGGCAAGAAGTCTGTAATCACAGCAGGAGCCTAATTGTTCTCAGTGCCTAGAGCTCAAGCAAAGGCTATATAAATTGTGCAGCTTtgggaagtgaaaaaaaaattaacaatttttaaataagctgtaaaaacattttatttgattgtCTTCTGTTAGCTGCAGGCTTGGTGTATTTTTGTGGAAACTTAACCACATCCCCTAATGGAAATGTTGACTGGGAGTATGGCAATCGCATTGTTTACTCCTCTGCATTCTTACAAGAACAGTCGCCAAAAATAAGGTTTCCTATTTGAGATCAAGGAAGTGATCCACAGCTTCAGCTCCACAAGACCAGGAAATAGCTACAGACCTTTATGACCAGCTACTGCACACAAAGCCCCAGCTAATCACAGGCGGAACAACTTAATGCAGAGACTCAATGTAGATCAGATATAGTGACTTTCTCCGTTGCGTCCAACGTGTCTGTTAGCTCTTCAAAAAGTCTGAAACACAAATTGCTGTGATGGTGCAAAGCAGTGAACGTTCTTGGGGTATTTCAGGGCAGAAATGCTCCTCCTGTCGCTGCAGGTGGATCACAGCCACAACTGCGAGATTCACCTGCGTGGGTCACATGGGGAAACTGAATGGTGTTTTGGGAAACAGCATAACCAAACTCTTCACCATTTTCAAGAGAAGAGTAGCGAAGTGCGTACTCCTGGAAAGATTTCCAATTATAAGAATGACCCATGTGCACACATTACAGCTCTGCTGTTATCTCACTTCCTCCATTGGCTTTTTCTAACTGGTTAGGACAGTATCAGAAATTTCATACCCAGGCACTGTAAAAATGCCCAAAAGTGGAATTTTTCCAAGCTAATTGcattaaattaactttttccaCCCATGACTACTTCTCCCAGATCTGCCCACATGTTCAAAGTCTGaacattctctttctcctttgtcATCTGCGCCCCGTACACCAGCAAAAGCACAGAATAACCTTTtcacaagaaaaccaaaaaacgATTCCCCCGAGGCAGCGCTCAGCGCCCCGTGGCTGGCCGGGAATCATCCCAAGAcgcgcccgccccgcagcccctcaccccccgccgccgcgcagcggGCGCACCCGTGGCGTCGGGCACCGCTCGCAGCAGAACATCTGCGAACACCTGGGCGCTGCCACCCGCGCCGGCAGACCCgcggggccaggccaggccaggccaccCAGCCCCAGCGGGGCCGCCGGCTCGGGGGCGGCAGCCGGGCAGAGCGGCACTGCCCCGGGCCGCCCCCACGCACCTTCCTCCCCGAAGCTCTCcccgtcgtcgtcgtcgtcgtcgttgCCGCCGGCGCCGCCCACCGGCACGTGCGGCTCCCCGTTCGGCCCTGACATCCCGCCGCCCGCTCGAGGCCGCAGCCGCCCGTCGGAACCGCCCGGACGGCGCGTCGGTGCGCCCGCAGGGCCGCTAGCCAATGGGAAAGCTCGGCGCCGCGCGCGTCACGCAGGCCGTCCGTCCGGCGCTGGGGTAAAGCCTGTGGTTAGCGCGCAGGGTGCGGGGCGGGCGGTACGCGGGCGGGAGCGGCGAGCGGTGctcgccggcagcggggcggccccaCAGGGCAGCGCGCGGTGCGGGGGGAAGCTCCGCGCCCAGCTCCGCGCTCCCCGCTTCCTTTCCTCAAGCGCCTTCCCAAAGCGAAGCTGTCTCCTTGCCCCGCGGCGTCCTCAGCCACCCCAAGGCTCCCTGTCCCCTGGGCTGTCCCACAGCACACACCGGCACAAGCGAGTGCGTTTGGGCACGAAGTGAACTTGTCCTCAGGGGCCGCCATCGGCACCCGGCTCTTCTTTCCCCAGGCGGCTTATGATCTATACGAATAGGCCTGCACCTCTTCCCGGGAGGAGTCCCTGGGCTGTTCTGCGGGCGCTGAGGCCATAGCAACGAGAGCTTTGCTGCTGAACTCCAAAATGCAGCCGATTCACCAGCCCTGCTTCATCCCCTGAGCGGCTTGAACCACCCTCAGGTCACCTTCAAACCTCCTCATCCCTGAAGGAACGAGCACAACTCACTTTGCCCTTTCTTGTCTTTGGCCCAGTGTCGGTCGTATCTCACGCGCCCTGAGATCTAACCGCTGCGTGGTTTTTTCATCCCCGGGAGAGATGTCACTGGGATGAAAATAACTTGCAATTGGAGCATTAATTCAAGCAGCGCTCCTGAGATAAACCCAGTTTGAGCACTCTGTTATTAAGTGGGTATTTGGGGCAAAGAAGAAAAGGTTATGTCCTCATTTAACATCGCAGCcagctcttctcctttctgtggGGTAACCGCACTACCCGTCACCGAGTTGGGCTCATGTTGAGCCCCAACTGGGGGAATTGCACATTAGCGTAATTAATGGACATAACCACGCTTTAATGAGAAAGATGACGACTTCCAGCGTGAAGGTTTGCGCTCGCACTGTGGTTACGTCCCggtcagaagcagcagcttccgCCGGGCAGGACGTGCTCTCAGGGAAGAGATTATGTTATTTCCACTTTACGCTTTGCTGTCTTCTCAGCGAATCCGGGTTTTATAATTGCTGCGAGAGAGCGGGGCCACGCTCGCTGTGGCTCTCTGCAGCCAGACGGCCTCGCTGTGCCCGCCTCGCGTGGAGTTTAACCCCGTTGAGGGTTTTTTTACCTCAGTGAAGAACCGCTTCCGCCATTTCGGGGGCGGGGGAGGCGCAGAGAGGCGGGGCGGTCCCTTTAAGCCCCCCCCAGGCGCCCGCCTGCGCCGTGCCGGGAAGATGGCCGCCGCCGGCAGGGTCTGGCGGgccgccgcgctgctgccgccctggCGGTTGCGGGCCCCGCGCCGAGCCTACGGCGCCGCGGCAGGagggggcggcggtggcggcggggggcaccTGCTGCTGGGCGCCGCCTTCGCGCTGGGCGGCGGCGCCGGCCTCTACCTGGCGGCGCGGCACCGCCTGCGGGAGCACTCGGCCGCTGAGGTAacgcgccgccgggccccgctcgccgcctgaagcggctccccccgcccgcgggcTGCGCTCTCCTCCCCTCCCGTCCGCCCCCCGCGGCTCCTGCCGCCTCCATCCCCGCGTGCTTCCCCGGGCGCCTGCCCTTCCCTCGCCCCCCACCCCTGGCGAGGCCCGGGCACGGCCGCGGTGACGAGCACCGGGAGACGAGAGCTTCGGGGAGAGCGCGGAGCGGTTTCTTCCCGCTCTGCGGACCAAGCGGCTGCCTTTGCTCCGGTTTCGGTGAGGAAACCGATTAAAATTGTGTAAAGGAGGCCCCGGCCGCATTCTCCCTGAGGAGCTGTAAGGAATGCCTGTCAGAACGCGAGAGCATGCTGGGGATGTGAAGCAGCATTGTCTGTTAGAGTTGTTGCTTTTTCCCAGCACCCACGGAGGGTTGTGTAACCCAATAAATTgcaaatgagaagcaaaatgaGATGACTGCATTTGTTTTATAATGTATGACTAGCGATTGGCATGGCCTGTCAGATTGCTGAAGTATTAGCAGTGTTGGGAAACATCCCTCACCTGATGCCTCGCTGTTTGCTGCCCTGGGTTCTCCCTGCCTTGACTCAGTTGCGCACAGGTTGGTTAATCCCAGGAGTCTGAACTTGGGCAGATACATGCCTAAAatctctctgctctccccaccctGTGGCCTCCACAGAGGTTATTGGGGGGAAAATTGAAAAagctattttggttttgatttaaagatgattaaaatatggttgtgtttttctttagtttcagaATTGTGCATAGAGGAGTAAGCTCTCTgcatttaagttatttttttctggctgtgaGTAGGAGTTTCCAGCAGATTAAATAGATGTTTAGAAAAAATAGGTATTTGGTCCCAACGGAAGGTGAATATTTGTGATGCCATGTGAAGAAAGCATCTGTTAGTCAAGATATTTTGATGATCAGATGTTGAAACTGAATGACTGTGACTTCATGACAAAAATAAGGGTGGAAGGAAggtaatatttacatttttagtagAAAATGGAAGCTTCTGgtctcttccttccccagctgcctgcagggaccCTGCAGCTCACACTCTACCAGTATAAAACGTGTCCTTTCTGCAGCAAAGTCCGAGCTTTTCTTGATTATCATGGACTGCCTTATGAAATTGTGGAAGTGAACCCGATAATGAGAAAAGAGATCAAATTCTCTTCCTACAGAAAGGTGCCTATCCTGCTAGCCAATGCTGGAAGCCCTCTGGTAAGTCTTACTGTGTTGAAAGCTGACTTCCCCACAAGCAGTGGTTTGGAGGCTTGTCTCTGTCACATATCTGTGGTTTATCACATGCAGTGTAATCTTTaaatcatcttttattttctcaagagcctaagatttttttcttgctgtatgGTCTCCTATGCCTTGGCCTTATTAGAGTTTTTTGTTGGTCATTCTTAAAAGGCATGTTGTTTGTGTAGTGACTCTATCATCCGGTGATTATCTAGCTTCTGTGAGCCTTTATGCAGGACATATCATCTGTACCAGTGGTAACAGGAACTGCTTGTATCTTGTGGGAAAAGAATGAGATCTCAAGAATACTGAAGATtcaacttgactttttttttttaatgttagtgtTGCTTTCCTCCTTCACTCCCAAGAGCCTAAATCCAAACTCCACTAGTACTGCATGTGTACCTGGCCCTCAGGTCCTCTGTTGTCAGAATTAAAGACAAATTTGAAGTGATACTCTGAAACGATCACAGGAGAGATCTGAATGTAGGGCTGTCTTTAGATGTGCGGGGACTCCTGTGGAGATGCATGGGAGGAGAAGGGATTGCAGTACTAACTTGGAGCCTGGGCATGCGGGGGAAAAGGTTTTGAAgaatttccttttcaatttcaccaacttattttaaaagtttgttttaattctgtttttcagcaatTGAATGACTCTTCGGTGATCATCAGTGCAATAAAGACCTATCTCATTTCCAAGTAAGAAAATGGGATGATGGGAGAAGAGCTGAATGTGAATGGCCGTAGCGAACTAGAGATTCAGAAGACTCTCTGAGTTGGTCATAAGAATCTTGCTGACCTTGGTCTCTGAAGCTCTGGGTGTTTGGCCCAGCTGACCTGAGCTTGGCCGTGATAATGTGGATGGTACCTGTGTATGTTGTGATGTGTGTGCAGCGAAGCAAAGCTTTTACCTTTCAGAACTCCTCTTTTTCACCTGTGAGAGTCTCTTTGCACAAAACCTACTTAAACATGGACTAGTGTTAGTCCTGGAACTAAGCTTACATTTAGCCAGTTATAAAATgtagaatgaaatgaaattgctGTGCCTGTGGCCTGTCCTTTAGGTCTGCACTACAAAGTGCTTGAGAATGGTAGGTAGTTTTATGCCTGCAAAAATTTCTGTTCTGACACAGAGAAAAGTGTGTCCACTAATAATAGTTATTTGCAAGTAGCTGTTGCAGTCTCTTTACAAAATGGATTTCAAACAGAATTTGGAACCTTGTGCACTTGTTTTtagaataatacattttaaagtctGTATCTTTCAATCTGTCCTTTCCTCTTGCTCATTTGTGTGGCAGCCAGATCAGGTGCTAACTGTGTTTCTGTCCACAGGAGGAATAGCTTAGAAGAGATTGTGTCCTTTTATCCTCCTATGAAAACTGTGACTGAGCAAGGCAAGGAGGTGTTTGAGTATGGGAATAAATACTGGCTCATGCTGGATGAGAAGGAGACAAAGCAAGTCTATCCTGTCAAAGAAGTGAGAGTGTAAGTGCTCTTAAGTTTCTGGGCTCTCCAAGTAGGATCACAGCCTCCTCCAGATGTACTCAGGGATGGTGTAGATATAAAATCCTGCTGGTGCTGACAAATCCTGTCACACCCCCTTAGTGTTGAAAACCTCGGTAGTTAGagtggttttgctgtgtttcttgcATAATTTGAAACAATGCTGTTAGATGGCCTCGTTACCACCCTCATGGTCATGCTGGCCTTCAGTTGCCTCCAGTTTCTTTCTTGGCCTTTCCTTACGTTGCAGGGGAGCTCTATGGAGTGCtagtttccctttctgctttagTTCTCATGTTGGAAGGATAAGCTAGTGCTGTATCTTGGTCTTAATTTTAGTTTGAGATTGGAGGAGCCTTGCCAAAGATAATAATCCTGAGTGCATTTCAGAGAGGTCACCAGAGCACAAGGCTGGGCAAGAGTCTGACACGTTCGTCCTTGGCAGAACCTCTGGCTAATGCCACTGTGATTC encodes:
- the PTGES2 gene encoding prostaglandin E synthase 2, with protein sequence MAAAGRVWRAAALLPPWRLRAPRRAYGAAAGGGGGGGGGHLLLGAAFALGGGAGLYLAARHRLREHSAAELPAGTLQLTLYQYKTCPFCSKVRAFLDYHGLPYEIVEVNPIMRKEIKFSSYRKVPILLANAGSPLQLNDSSVIISAIKTYLISKRNSLEEIVSFYPPMKTVTEQGKEVFEYGNKYWLMLDEKETKQVYPVKEVRVEEMKWRKWADDWLVHLISPNVYRTPREALASFDYIVREGKFGTVEGFFAKYMGAVAMFFISKRLKKRHHLQDNVREDLYEAVNEWVKAVGKHRLFMGGNQPNLADLAVYGVLRVMEGLEAFDDMMVHTKIQPWYQRMEEVIQKAEAAV